The following proteins come from a genomic window of Candidatus Equadaptatus faecalis:
- the lpxA gene encoding acyl-ACP--UDP-N-acetylglucosamine O-acyltransferase, whose product MSINIHPTAVVSKNAELADGVIIGPYCIVDDKVKIGEGTELKPFVHVCDYTTVGKNCIIMEHANIGAAPQDLSYRGEVSYVVMGDRVTCREFVTVNRAAGEENSTVIGNDVLLMESVHVAHNVVIGNNITVANKTGIAGHVHIDDFAVIGGMSGFHQFVHIGKYCMIGAMSRVVQDIPPFCLASGDPIKVYDINKVGLRRRGFEENQRTAIRRMYKLIYGSHLTVREGLAELEKQYGEMTEAKEILDFAANATRGFAQRIKLTGRKEAQS is encoded by the coding sequence ATGAGTATAAATATTCATCCGACGGCGGTCGTTTCAAAAAATGCAGAGCTTGCAGACGGTGTAATTATAGGTCCGTACTGCATAGTTGACGACAAAGTCAAAATCGGTGAAGGTACGGAACTTAAGCCCTTTGTCCATGTCTGCGATTACACAACTGTCGGCAAAAACTGCATCATAATGGAACATGCGAATATCGGCGCGGCACCCCAGGATTTAAGTTACAGAGGAGAGGTGTCCTATGTTGTTATGGGCGACAGAGTAACCTGCCGCGAATTCGTTACTGTTAACAGGGCAGCGGGAGAGGAAAACAGTACTGTTATAGGGAACGATGTTTTGCTGATGGAAAGCGTTCACGTGGCACACAACGTTGTGATAGGAAACAATATAACCGTGGCCAACAAAACCGGTATAGCCGGTCACGTGCATATTGACGATTTCGCTGTAATAGGTGGTATGAGCGGTTTCCACCAGTTTGTTCATATAGGCAAATACTGCATGATTGGCGCGATGTCGCGTGTTGTTCAGGATATACCGCCGTTCTGCCTTGCTTCGGGAGACCCGATAAAGGTCTATGACATTAATAAAGTTGGGCTTCGCCGCAGAGGCTTTGAAGAAAACCAGCGTACAGCAATCCGCCGTATGTACAAACTGATTTACGGCTCACATTTAACAGTACGCGAAGGGCTTGCAGAGCTTGAAAAACAGTACGGCGAAATGACTGAAGCAAAAGAAATACTCGATTTCGCAGCGAATGCCACGCGAGGTTTTGCACAGAGAATAAAACTTACCGGAAGAAAAGAGGCGCAGTCTTGA
- a CDS encoding HAD-IIIA family hydrolase, with amino-acid sequence MIKLFALDIDGTLTDDGVYMDGKGGEFKRFSVRDGYGIVMLKKAGIKVAFISGRYSAATQQRADNLKVDACINGTQTKLEDLKKLAEQWSIKQEEIAYAGDDIPDVECLTWSRMGMVPANASRPAKKAANWISSENGGFGAVREFAEKILELNESEK; translated from the coding sequence TTGATTAAGCTTTTTGCGCTTGACATAGACGGAACGCTGACGGACGACGGTGTGTACATGGACGGAAAAGGCGGGGAATTTAAGCGTTTTTCCGTGCGTGACGGCTATGGTATCGTTATGCTTAAAAAAGCAGGAATAAAAGTAGCGTTTATAAGCGGGCGCTATTCTGCGGCTACGCAGCAGAGAGCTGATAATCTTAAGGTCGATGCCTGTATCAACGGTACGCAGACCAAACTTGAAGATTTAAAAAAACTTGCGGAACAGTGGAGTATAAAACAGGAAGAAATCGCGTATGCAGGTGACGACATTCCTGATGTTGAGTGCCTTACGTGGTCGCGTATGGGTATGGTACCTGCCAATGCAAGCAGACCCGCGAAAAAAGCAGCGAATTGGATTTCGTCTGAAAACGGCGGCTTTGGTGCAGTAAGGGAATTTGCTGAAAAAATACTCGAACTTAACGAGAGTGAGAAATAA
- a CDS encoding LptF/LptG family permease, protein MKDFFAKLKEFFRLRALDKFVLGELTGPFFFGIMVFTTILVAGGLLFRLAELIIERGVSFGVVIRLFLYSLPGIVALTIPMSCLLASLIGFSTMSANSELVALKSAGLSFNRIIKSVMLVSVIVSLLAMFFNETLVPVSEKASGNVMMYEVLKQSPVMFKEKIFLKQEENGELKRVIYVNKMAVGSGEMEKVLVQEYEKGSLARLTDAEKGEWKDGSWWIYNGRVYEIQDNVKASQLFRFDKQQLNLNLTPDEFRRSSDDPDQMGIGDLYKLIKTKYKMGEDPTKLWVALHFRIAIPWACIVLALVGAALGSRPQRTNSSRGVGLSVIIVFVYYVIMSFARSMGEAGLIPSLLSAWLANIVFLVLGVQLCKRANKLG, encoded by the coding sequence ATGAAAGATTTTTTTGCCAAACTGAAAGAATTTTTCAGACTTCGCGCACTTGATAAATTTGTCCTCGGAGAGCTGACGGGGCCGTTTTTCTTCGGCATAATGGTTTTTACGACGATACTGGTTGCCGGCGGACTTCTTTTCAGGCTTGCAGAGCTTATTATTGAGCGCGGAGTTTCGTTCGGCGTAGTAATACGCCTTTTCCTGTACAGCCTTCCAGGGATTGTTGCCCTTACAATTCCGATGAGTTGTCTGCTTGCTTCGCTGATAGGCTTCAGCACAATGTCGGCGAACTCAGAGCTTGTTGCATTGAAATCGGCCGGACTTTCCTTTAACAGAATTATTAAATCGGTTATGCTTGTTTCGGTGATAGTTTCGCTGTTAGCCATGTTTTTTAACGAAACGCTTGTACCGGTAAGCGAAAAAGCTTCCGGAAACGTCATGATGTATGAGGTGCTTAAGCAGTCTCCTGTGATGTTCAAAGAAAAGATTTTCCTTAAACAGGAAGAAAACGGTGAACTCAAGCGCGTTATATACGTCAACAAGATGGCGGTAGGAAGCGGAGAAATGGAAAAGGTGCTTGTTCAGGAATATGAAAAAGGCAGCCTTGCAAGACTTACGGATGCTGAAAAGGGCGAATGGAAGGACGGAAGCTGGTGGATTTATAACGGGCGCGTTTACGAAATCCAGGACAATGTAAAAGCCTCACAATTGTTCAGGTTTGACAAACAGCAGCTTAATCTTAATCTGACACCGGACGAATTCCGCCGCAGTTCGGACGATCCTGACCAAATGGGGATAGGCGACCTGTACAAACTGATAAAGACAAAATACAAAATGGGTGAAGACCCAACGAAACTGTGGGTTGCCTTGCATTTCAGAATAGCGATACCGTGGGCGTGCATAGTTTTGGCTCTTGTCGGGGCAGCTCTCGGCAGCCGTCCGCAGCGTACAAATTCCAGCAGGGGAGTAGGTCTGAGCGTAATTATAGTTTTTGTGTATTACGTAATTATGTCTTTTGCAAGGTCTATGGGTGAAGCGGGGCTTATTCCGTCACTGCTGTCTGCCTGGCTGGCGAATATAGTGTTCCTTGTGCTCGGAGTTCAGCTCTGCAAGAGGGCTAACAAGCTTGGGTAG
- a CDS encoding biotin--[acetyl-CoA-carboxylase] ligase, producing the protein MDEKFNSKLLGRYLAANNCGADIIFLDRTASTQEEAKRFAELGGSTDAIFVAEEQYGGHGRNKRSWFSAAGLSLSFSILTHPDIPLFCVPFASYAASLAVRSVLRETGVNAEIKWPNDLLVNGRKICGIISESAAYASKLRYLATGFGINVNNTASVFPDELRSTAASVRIETGRSVSREKLAAEITVKFTEFLKLLKDNPKSLLEIYRLHCTTLGKHVKIILENEELIGTAININNDGSLLIEKNGEKLSFFAADVIHLRNATQAC; encoded by the coding sequence TTGGACGAAAAGTTTAACTCGAAACTGCTGGGAAGGTATCTCGCCGCAAATAACTGCGGTGCGGATATTATTTTCCTTGACAGGACAGCTTCTACACAGGAAGAGGCCAAGCGCTTTGCTGAGCTGGGCGGCAGCACTGACGCAATTTTCGTCGCAGAGGAGCAGTACGGCGGACACGGAAGAAACAAACGCAGCTGGTTTTCCGCCGCAGGTCTTTCTCTTTCGTTTTCAATTCTGACACATCCTGATATTCCGCTTTTCTGCGTACCGTTTGCAAGTTACGCGGCTTCTCTCGCCGTCAGATCTGTTTTACGGGAAACAGGCGTGAACGCCGAAATAAAGTGGCCAAACGATCTGCTCGTCAACGGCAGAAAGATATGCGGCATTATAAGCGAAAGCGCAGCGTATGCTTCAAAACTGCGTTATCTTGCAACAGGTTTTGGCATAAACGTCAACAATACAGCATCTGTTTTTCCGGACGAACTGCGCAGCACGGCTGCTTCCGTCAGGATTGAGACGGGCAGAAGCGTCAGCCGCGAAAAACTGGCAGCAGAAATTACTGTTAAATTTACGGAATTTTTGAAACTTCTGAAAGATAATCCTAAATCCCTGCTTGAAATTTACCGTCTGCATTGCACTACTCTCGGTAAGCATGTAAAAATAATTCTTGAAAATGAGGAATTAATCGGAACAGCCATTAACATAAATAACGATGGTTCCCTTCTGATTGAAAAAAACGGCGAAAAACTTTCGTTTTTCGCCGCCGATGTTATTCATTTAAGAAACGCTACCCAAGCTTGTTAG
- the prfB gene encoding peptide chain release factor 2 (programmed frameshift), with amino-acid sequence MVMLPASTVMSNLRSSFDELRESLDLPSAEKKAKELRVLTETADFWNSDKAQEISRELSRLDARIEKISGVKNEIEELETITELLNEAEDEELLQEFFVRAGELSKTIEEYQIYVLLDGEYDAGDAIVMVHSGAGGLDAQDWAAMLYRMYVRWAEDHRYGVKIIDELPDQEAGIKTVTFSVSGDYAYGYLKGEQGVHRLVRISPFDAAKRRHTSFASVEVMPVLPDDAEIEIRPEDLKLDTFRASGAGGQYVNMTDSAVRITHIPTGIVVSCQTERSQHMNRATAMQVLRGRLFEKQLRERQEQLDNLHGEKRVIAWGSQIRSYTLQPFQLVKDHRTSFEVGNVNSVLDGNIDPLLMSWLRFLKTGKTAQESD; translated from the exons ATGGTAATGCTTCCGGCATCAACAGTCATGTCTAACCTGCGTTCATCGTTTGATGAGCTGCGTGAAAGTCTT GACCTGCCTTCGGCAGAGAAAAAGGCAAAAGAACTCAGAGTGTTAACGGAAACCGCTGATTTCTGGAATTCGGACAAGGCGCAGGAAATTTCCCGCGAACTTTCGCGTCTGGATGCGAGGATTGAAAAAATCAGCGGCGTAAAAAATGAAATAGAAGAACTTGAGACAATCACGGAACTCCTGAACGAGGCTGAAGACGAAGAACTGCTTCAGGAATTCTTTGTGCGTGCAGGGGAACTTTCCAAAACAATAGAAGAATATCAGATATACGTTCTGCTCGACGGCGAATATGACGCCGGCGATGCTATTGTTATGGTACATTCCGGGGCAGGCGGACTTGACGCACAGGACTGGGCTGCAATGCTTTACAGAATGTACGTGCGCTGGGCGGAGGACCATCGCTACGGCGTAAAAATTATAGATGAGCTTCCAGATCAGGAGGCAGGCATAAAAACCGTTACCTTCTCGGTTTCCGGAGATTACGCGTACGGTTATCTTAAAGGAGAGCAGGGGGTTCACCGGCTTGTGCGCATATCGCCGTTTGACGCTGCAAAACGCAGGCATACAAGCTTTGCGTCCGTGGAAGTAATGCCGGTTCTCCCTGACGATGCTGAAATCGAAATACGTCCGGAAGACCTGAAACTTGACACGTTCCGCGCAAGCGGAGCGGGTGGCCAGTACGTTAACATGACGGACTCTGCAGTCCGCATAACGCATATTCCGACGGGGATAGTCGTCAGCTGTCAGACGGAACGTTCACAGCACATGAACAGGGCAACTGCAATGCAGGTTCTGCGAGGCAGGCTGTTTGAAAAACAGCTCCGCGAAAGACAAGAACAGCTTGACAACCTGCACGGCGAAAAGCGCGTTATTGCGTGGGGAAGCCAGATACGCTCCTACACGCTGCAGCCCTTTCAGTTGGTTAAAGACCACCGCACCTCTTTTGAGGTAGGAAATGTAAATTCAGTACTTGATGGGAATATAGACCCGCTTCTTATGAGCTGGCTGCGTTTCCTGAAAACAGGAAAAACGGCACAGGAGAGTGATTAA
- a CDS encoding diacylglycerol kinase, whose amino-acid sequence MADWKNRNWFEKTGYSAAGLRDALKTEKAVREETLTLAALMVIAFVKFGFAGWTRILQIFLLCLVPLIIELINTAFEIITDLACGTDYREEIRMAKDMLSAAVLLTLIICYTSCLLLFFK is encoded by the coding sequence ATGGCGGATTGGAAGAACAGAAACTGGTTTGAAAAAACAGGATATTCGGCTGCAGGTCTGCGCGATGCGCTGAAAACAGAAAAAGCCGTAAGGGAGGAGACCCTCACGCTTGCGGCTTTAATGGTTATCGCTTTCGTAAAATTCGGTTTCGCAGGCTGGACACGCATTCTGCAGATATTTTTGCTGTGCCTCGTACCGCTTATCATAGAGCTTATCAACACTGCTTTTGAAATTATTACCGACCTTGCCTGCGGCACGGATTACCGCGAGGAAATCCGTATGGCAAAGGATATGCTTTCCGCGGCGGTACTTCTCACCCTTATAATATGCTACACTTCCTGCCTGCTTTTATTTTTTAAGTAA